The Deltaproteobacteria bacterium genomic interval CCGGCGGGCGAGATCGTTATTTTCAACAAAATGTTGCGTTGCAAAAATTGGTGCCCGAAGGAATTGAAGGACGTGTTCCCACTCGCGGTCGTCTCACTGAAGTGGTGCATCAATTGGTTGGAGGCATTCGCGCGGGCATGGGCTATGTGGGCGCACCCAGTATTCCGGAATTAAAAAAGAAGGGACGTTTTGTCCGCATCTCACCGGCCGGTTTGAAAGAATCGCACGTGCACGATGTAATCATCACGCAAGAAGCACCCAATTATCGTTTGGAATAGGAGAAAAGATTAAAAATCAAAAAATGAGCTCTCTAAAAACCCTGCTTGTCATCCTGAACGAAGTGAAGGATCTACTTGATAACAATGTGGATTCTTCGCTTCTCTCAGAATGACAAACTATGTTTCATAGGTTTTTAGAGGTGCCAAAATTTTGATATTTAATTTTTAATTTTTGGAGTTTAACTATGACCAGTCCAGAAAGTTCCCGCGTTTTAGTTCTTGATTTTGGTTCACAATATACACAGCTCATTGCACGGCGTATCCGCGAAGCCCACGTTTATTGCGAAATTCAGACTTATAATTATTCGCTGGAGTCCATCCGCAAATTCAATCCGGCCGGAATTATTTTGTCCGGTGGGCCCGCTTCGGTTTGCGCTACGGATGCTCCCAAAATCGATCCGGAAATTTTCAAACTCAACATTCCCATTTTGGGCATCTGCTATGGCATGCAACTCATTGTGCAGGCCTTCGGTGGGGACGTGGCCCCTTCGGACAAAAGGGAATTTGGGAAGGCCGACATTGAATGCGACAAAAGCGACCCTCTGTTTCGTACCCTCAAATCTCCAACAACAGTTTGGATGAGTCATTGTGATTATGTCACACGTCTGCCGAAAGGTTTTCATTCGGTTGCTCACACTTCCAACAGTCCTGTTGCCGCTTTGACCAATGCGAGTCACACCGTTTATGGGATTCAGTTTCATCCGGAAGTAACGCATACGTTGGAAGGAACACGTCTTATCGAAAACTTTTTGTATCAGGTTTGTAATTTGAAACCGACTTGGACGATGGCTTCTTTTGCGGATCAGGCGATCGAAAATATTCGCCGACAAGTGGGAAATGAAAGAGTGATTTGCGCTTTGTCGGGGGGTGTTGATTCTTCCGTGGTCGCCATTCTCATTCATAAAGCGATTGGAGACCGTCTCACCTGCATTTTTGTGAACAACGGCTTGCTTCGCAAAGACGAGGTGGATAAAATTGAGCGCGTCTTCACACACACGTTTCATATTCCTTTAATTTCAGTCAACGCCGAGGAGCGATTCTTAAAAAAATTGCGCGGGATTATTGATCCGGAAGCCAAACGCAAAATTATCGGCAATGAATTCGTGTCGGTTTTTGATGAAGAGGCGAGGCGCTTGAAAGGGGTTGAGTTTCTGGCTCAAGGCACACTCTATCCCGATGTGATCGAATCGATTTCATTCAAGGGACCTTCCGCCGTGATTAAAAGTCATCACAATGTGGGCGGTCTTCCGGAAAAAATGGGATTGAAATTGGTGGAACCTTTGCGGGAATTGTTTAAAGATGAAGTGCGGGAGTTGGGACAGGCGCTGGGGATTCCAAAAGAAGTCACGGGCAGACAACCCTTTCCGGGACCGGGGCTTGCCATCCGCATTATCGGGGAAGTCACGAGGGAGCATATTGAAATTTTGCGCAACGCCGATGAGGTGATGATGCAAGAGGTGAAAAGTTCGGGATGGTACAACAAGGTCTGGCAGACCTTTTGCATTTTGCTTCCAATCAAAACGGTTGGCGTGATGGGAGATGAAAGAACCTATGAAAATGTTGTTGCTCTCCGCGCGGTGGAAAGTCTGGACGGCATGACCGCCGACTGGGCCAAACTCCCCTATGACCTGCTCGGAAGAATTTCCAACCGGATCATCAATGAGGTAAAAGGCATCAACCGCGTCGTCTTCGACATCTCCTCCAAACCCCCGGCGACGATTGAGTGGGAATAGAGGTTCATGCACCACAGCGACTTTGTTCATTTGCATCTTCATACCTACTACAGTCTCCTCGATGGGGCGTGTCCGATTCAGGCGCTTGCCGACAAAGTTCATGATTTGAAAATGCCTGCGGTGGCGATGACCGATCACGGTAATCTTTTTGGGGCGATCGAATTTTATCAGATCATGTCGAAAAAGGGGATCAAGCCGGTCATCGGTTGTGAAACTTATCTTATGACGGCCGGTTCGCGGCACAAAAAAGATACTTCGGGCGAAGGTTTTTTGTCTCACATTACGCTTCTTTCAAAAAACAGAACCGGTTATCAAAATCTTTGCCGCCTCGTGAGCGCCGGACACTTGGAAGGGTTTTATTACAAACCGCGCATCGATAAAGAATTGTTTGAGCAATATAGCAGTGATCTCATCGCGTTGTCCGGGTGTTTGCGCGGTGAAATTCCCATGCTTCTGCAACGCGGAAATTTCGAAGGAGCCAAACAGGCGGCCCAGTATTATTCAAAACTTTTGGGAGAGGGAAATTTTTATCTCGAACTCACCGATTGCGGCATGCAGGAGCAGATCAACGTTCGTGAAGGGCTTTTAAGATTGGCCAAAGAGGTGGGGCTTCCCCTCGTCGCAACAAACGATGTTCATTATCTCCGGCAGGAAGGCTCTGCGGCACACGATGCGCTGGTTTGCATCCAGACCGGAAAACTGCTCTCCGACACGAACCGGATGAAAATGGATTCGGATCAGCTCTATCTCAAATCCGCGGAGGAGATGAAGGCGCTGTTTTCCGACGCACCCGAGGCGATTTCCAATTCCGTTTCCATCGCTGAAAAATGCAATCTCGAACTTGATTTCAAGACCTATCATTTCCCGCGCTTTCAGGTCCCTGACCAAAAAGATTTGCCGACTTATTTAACGGATCAGACGTCGCAGGGATTTGAAAAACGTTGGAAGGAAATTGAAATTCGTTTTGCCAGTTCTGAAACGAAACCTTCAAGGGCGCTTTATCTGAAACGTCTCCACTCCGAATTGGAGATGATTAAAAAAACCGGTTTCGCCGGATATTTTTTGATCGTGGCGGACTTCATAAGTTACGCCAAATCGCAAGGCATTCCCGTGGGCCCCGGGCGCGGTTCTGCGGCCGGTTCACTCGTGGTTTATTGTCTGGGAATTACCGACATCGACCCCGTGGAACATCATCTTTTGTTTGAGCGCTTCATCAATCCGGAGCGTGTAACTCAACCCGATATGGATATCGATTTTTGCATGCGTCGTCGCGATGAGGTTTTGCAATATGTGACGAAAAAATATGGCAACGTTTCGCAAATCATCACGTTTGGAAAAATGAAAGCCCGCGCCGTGGTGCGCGATGTGGGTCGCGTGATGGGAGTGCCGTATGGAGATGTCGATCGTCTTGCGAAATTAATTCCAAATGTTTTGGGAATGACACTGGAACTGGCTTTGAAAACCGAACCGCAGTTGAAAGATCTTGCCGAAAAAGATGAAAAGATAAAAAAACTGATTGAAGTGGCCAAAATGCTCGAAGGTTTTCCGCGCCACGCCTCCACGCACGCCGCCGGTGTGGTGATTTCCGATCAACCGCTTGTCAATTTTCTTCCGCTCTATCGCGGTCAACATGATGAAACGGTGACTCAATACGATATGAAGGCCGTGGAAAAAGTGGGTCTCATCAAATTCGACTTTTTGGGACTCAAAACACTCACCGTTCTGGACGACACGATAAAACTGATCGAAAAAAATCACGGGAAAAAAATAGATTTGTCCACGTTGCCCCTCGATGATCCGCTCGTTTATAAAATTCTTGGAGAAGCCGACACCTCCGGTGTTTTCCAGCTTGAATCTTCCGGGATGACCGATCTTGTGGCGAAGCTTAAACCAAACCGCTTTGCCGACCTCATCGCGTTAGTGGCTCTTTTCCGCCCGGGTCCTCTGGGCTCCGGCATGGTTGATGATTTTATTGCGAGAAAACACGGGCGCACTCCGATCCGTTATGAACTCCCTCAACTCGAAGAAATTTTGGCCGACACTTACGGCATCATTTTATATCAGGAACAGGTGATGCAAATCGCAAGTAGGCTTGCCAATTTCAATCTAGGAGATGCCGACATTTTGCGCCGTGCCATGGGAAAAAAGAATGCCGAAGAGATGGCAAAGCAACGTCAGCAATTTTTGTCCGGCGCCAAGGCCAATAAAATCCCCGCGCACAAAGCGGAAAAGATTTTTGATCTGATGGCCAAATTTGCCGAATACGGTTTCAATAAATGCGTTGTTGGAGAAACGGAACTGGTGGATGCCGTGACGGGTGAGATTTTTACAGTGGAAGATTTGGTAAGAGAGGGGCCCGGCCGAAAAATTTTCAGCTGTGACGAAAAATTCAAAATAGTTCCGCGAAAAATTGAGGCAGTGATTTCTAATGGAAAGAAAAAAGTTTTTTTATTGAGAACCCGATTGGGTTATCAAATCCGGGCCACGGCCAACCACCCGTTTTTAGCTTTGGATGGCTGGAAGCATCTGAAAGAATTAAAGATAGGAGACAGGATTGCCACGCCCAGACGGTTATTTGTCAATACTCAGGAGGAATGGCCGGAGCACGAAGTTATTTCATTGGCATGGTTGATCTCGGAGGGTAATACCTGTCACCCCAATTCGTTGTATTTCTATAATAATGATATTTCCCTTGTGAAGGATTTTGCGGCCCATATTGAAAAGTTTCCGTTCACCAAAGCACGGTGTTATCAGTGCAAAAATGGTCGTTGGGAAGTCTGTGCCAATACAGGGGTTCGGCTTCAGGCGGACACGGCCAGAAAGCGCGGACATCCCAGCAGGTCCGGTGCGTTTATTTGGGCTCAAAAATTGGGTCTGATTGGAAAGAAGGCTCGCGAGAAATCTATTCCTCAACAAGTATTTCGGCTGTCCCCGCGGCAATTAGCTATTTTTTTGGGTCGGCTCTGGTCTGGAGACGGTTTTATCTATGGATTGGATAATGCCGTTCCGTTTTACGCAACCTCATCGGAGAAATTGGCGGCTCAAGTGCAACATCTGCTACTCCGATTCGGCATTGTTTCGAGAGTCGCCATGAAAAATTTTTCATATAAGGGAGGAATTAAGAAGGGGTTTGCCGTTCTGGTTACGGGAGAAGGGTCGAGTCGGCTGTTTCTCGATTCGATAGGGCCTTATCTAATTGGAAGAGATCAGCAAACCACTGCATTAAAAAAATATTTGAAAAAGAGGGGCGCAGGAAAGGGGTGTCGAGATACCATTCCGTGGGAAGTTAAATGTTGGATTAGAGAAGCAAAAGGGGCATCCGGCAAAACATGGGTGGAGATCGAAACGGAGACAGATTTATCCATGAGAGAATTTTATGGGGGGCATCATCTCTATAAAAGGGGCTTCAGGCGCAATACTGTTGAAAAATTGGGGCGATATTTTTATTCGGATAGATTGGCGGCTCTTGGTACTTCGGACATCTATTGGGATGAGATTGAAACAATTCAGCCCGAAGGGATTCGAGAAACTTATGATTTAACTATAGAAAAAAATCATAATTTTGTGGCTGACGGAATCATCGTTCATAATTCTCACAGTACCGCGTATGCAATGGTTGCCTATCAGACCGCCTATTTCAAAGCTCATTACCCAACCGAATACATGGCCTGTCTGCTCACAACGGAAATGGGGAATACCGACAAGGTTTTATTTTACATGCAGGATTGCGCGGCGCACGACATTCAGATTTTGCCTCCGGATTTAAACGAGAGCGAACTTCCTTTTTCGGTGGTGGCAGACAAAAAAATCCGCTTCGGTCTGGCGGCCGTGAAAAACGTGGGGGAGGGTGCGGTGGAGATCATTGTAGAAAGCCGCCAAAAAGAAGGTCCCTTTTATTCTCTTTTCGATTTTTGTGAGCGCGTGGATTCCAGAAAATCAAACCGCCGCGTGGTGGAGAGTCTTATCAAAGCCGGTGCGTTTGATTTTACCAAGGCAAGGCGTTCGCAGTTGATGGCGGTGCTGGATGTCGCCATCGAGTATGGAGATCGCCGCCAAAAAGATAAACTGAGAGGACAGTTTAGTTTGTTGGATCAATTCAGGACCATGGACAATGGACAATGGACCATGGACCAAAAACTTTCCGATATTGAGGAATGGTCGGAGAGGGTGAGACTTCAGTTTGAAAAAGAAGTTTTGGGATTTTATCTCACCGGGCATCCTCTGGCTCAATTTGAAAAACTGCTGGCGCAATACGCCACCGCCGATTGTCTTCAGGTGGCCGAACTTCCCGACAAACGGGAGATCCGCGTCGCCGGCGTTGTTGCGAGCCTCAAAGAAATCACCACCAAAAAAGGGGAGAGGATGGGTTTCATCACTCTCGAAGATCTGAAGGGTTCCGTAGAGGTGGTGGTTTTTCCGGAGACGTATCAGAAATCTCACACATGGCTTAAAGAAGAGAGACCCATTCTCCTTGTTGGCAATGTGGATGAGGGAGAAGAAACCAACAAGATCATCGCCAAACAAATTTTTCTTCTGGAAGAAGCACCGCAACAATTGACCAAAACAATTCACTTTCGCTTAAGCAGTGTGGAGGCCTCTCCAAAACAATTGCAGGCGCTGAAATCGGTCCTCGGTCGCTATCGCGGGAATTGCGCGGCCTACCTGCATCTCATCATTCCCAACGAATCCGAAACGGTCCTCAAACTTCCCGACGATCTCAAAGTCGATCCCATCCCCCAACTCGTAGAATCCGTCCAAAAACTCTTCGGCCACAACATAACGTGGTTTCAAAACTGAAGAGGTAATCCGGACAGAGGGGTTTTTCAGTCCAGTTGTTTCCTTGCCTCTTCAATGAACCGTTCGGCCGCCAAAACAAGTTTCTTTGCGCCCGCCTCTGAAAAGGTTTCTTCGTAATCGGCATTTTCTCTCATGGTTTTTGTACCGCCTTTTCAGCTCTGTTCCCATAAAAGGATTCCCTTTCTTATCGTTTCATAAAAAACGCTGTTATCTTGCGGCAGAGACAGCCACTCCGCGCTGGATTTGACGACGATCTGCAGTTTTTCCTCAAATTTGCGCGCGATTTTAAAGATGGCGTCGGCAGTTTCCGATACTACGAAAAGGTCGCTGTCGCTTTCTGAAGTATTATCCCCGACCGCTCTGCTACCAAAAAGAATTATTTTTGAACTTTGCGGTTTCAAATGTTCCACAAGCTCCTGAACATGCAGAATGTTGCTTGCGATCTTCATGGTATGAATGAACGGGGACTCGATAAGGCGGTTCATGACCATATTGCCGCGCACCGTCCTTTCAACAAGGCCCATGCGTGTCAGCTCACGCAATGACATATTGACGGCAGAACGCCCGACGCCTTTTACCCGCGCTGTTATCTCGGTGTCATTGAGCTTAAGGTCGGAATTCTGCAAAAGGAAATCAAGGACCTTGAGTTTCGGTGTCGAAAAAAGCCCTTTCCATATATAAAGCTTATTTACCATATATATGGATAATATTCCATAATTGCGGAAAATATGCAACGATTGTTTGAGCAAATAAAATGTTCATTTTTATTGTCATTCCTGCGAAGCTTGTCCCTGCAAGCAGTAGGCAGGGAGCAGGGATCCAGTAATTTATTTCTGGTTCCCGACTTTCGTCGGGACGACGTCTGGATCCCCGTCGGAGTTTACCCCGTACCGCGATACGGGGCGGGGATGACATACTAAAAGATGATTCGCTATAGGTGTAATTTTTGTTTGACAAATTACACCACATTTTTTATTCTTATTCCCGGGCTGGGAGGTACCATGGGGCTCGCAAATATCAAGATTCCAACCAAAGAAATTGAGGAACTGAAAAAATACACCGAGGAGAGCACGGGCCAGAAAGCCGTTCAAAAAGCACTGGTTTATTTTCTTCGGGAAGCCAGACAGCGCCGCATTGTGGATGTCTTGAAAGAAGTTTCCTTTCAACAATCCTTTAATCCACTCAAATTAAGACGAAATGAAAGATAAATATATTCTTGATTCATCGATCTGGATTGAACTGGAGCGCCAGACGCCTGCCATCTGCAAACAGTTCCTCCCTCTGATTCAGAAAAACAGGGTTTGTCTGGTGGATGTTATTGTGGCTGAAGTTTTACGCGGGACGAAAACGAAAAAAGATTTTCAAATCCTCAAAAAAGCCTTCGAAAATTTTCGCTGGTTGCGTGGTTCCTGGCAAAAAGTCGCCGAACTGGCTTTTCAAACGGCCCAAAGGGGTTTTCATCCTCCTCTTGTTGATTTGTATATTGCGCAATGTGCCCTCGACAATAAAAGAACTGTGGTTACCCAAGACAAACATTTTTCGCATATTGCCCGTGTCACTTCTCTTGAGTTGATTTTGGTCTGAAAAAACCGATAAAATTCCTTGCTCCTCTTATTTGGCGACGGTACAATTAAGCCAGATGTCACATCCGGCTTTCAAGCCAAGTTCCAAAAAAGAACGCGTTTTCCTCACGGGTGTTCGGCGTCGTGGTCAAACCCATCACGAATTTGAAGCCTCCCGCAGTGAGTTGAATCGGCTTATCGATACGGCCGGTGGGCAGGTGGTGGCACAAGCCTCTCAGGAAATTGAACATCCCAATCCGAAATCTTTTCTGGGGAAGGGGAAGGTGCAGGAAATTCAGAATCATATTCGTCAAACCTCTGTCGATAGTGTGGCGATTGACGATGAACTGACCCCAAATCAAAATCATAATTTGGAAGATGCGTGGGGCGTGAAGGTCGTTGACCGGACCGCCGTGATTCTCGACATCTTCGCCAAACGCGCCCACACAAAAGAAGGGCGTCTGCAAGTGGAGTTGGCGCAGTTGCAATATGTTCAATCAAGACTCAAAGGGATGTGGTCGCACTTCAGCAAACAGACGGGGGGCATTGGCACGCGGGGTCCCGGCGAAACGCAGTTGGAAGTGGATCGACGCCGCATTCGTGAGCGAATCACTCTTTTGAGAGATCGCTTGAAAGATGTCGAGACGCATCGCGAAATTCACCGCCTGCGCAGAGAGGCGGTTCCGTTCCCGCTTTTTTCGCTCGTCGGTTATACCAACGCGGGCAAATCCACTTTGATGAACGCGGTCACGAAAGCCGGAATTTTTGTTGAAGACAAACTTTTCGCGACACTCGACCCCACCGTGCGGCGTTTGAAACTCCCAAGCGGCCGGCAAGCTCTGTTGGCGGATACCGTGGGTTTCATCCGCAAACTTCCGCATACATTGATTGAAGCTTTCAAAGCCACTTTCGAAGAAATTGCCCATTCCGATTGTCTGATTCATGTGGTCGATGCAAGCGACCCCGAAATGCATAAACAGATTGAAACGGTGGAACGGGTGCTAACGGAATTGAATCTAGGCCAAAAACCCGTGATTGTTGTCTTCAACAAAAGTGATCAGGGGATGATGGGTTTCACGGGTCTGCAAGGAATTTCGGTTTCCGCACTCAAGGGATATGGCATTGAAAAATTGTTGGAAGAGATGGATACCACAGCCCGTCGCTCGTGCCAGAAAGTCCGGTTTTGCATTCCCTACAGCCGCGGCGATATTCTTTCGACCCTTTATTCCATGGGTCACATATTGGAAGTAAAACACGAACCCCACGGCGTTGAAGTCGACTGCGAAATCAACCCCAAATTTGTCCAGAGATATCAGGAATATCTGGCGGAATGAGGAATGTCATTTCGGCGAAAGCCGAAATTCAGAAGTGACGTTTTTGCCCAATAAGTGTCCGACACTTACAGGGGGGGTCTCTGTAAGTGTCGGACACTTAGTGAGAGGCGACTGACCCCTTGCCATTTAACGCTTGTTTTTTGTATAAAATCTTATACAATTTTATGTATGAAAAGTGTCTTTGATCTATTTACATCAAGAGCGAGGGTAATGATCCTAAGGACGCTTTATTATCAAAAGCGGGCCATACCGCTTCGCCATGTTTCTTCCATTTCAAATCTGCCGATCTTTTCGGTTCAAAATGCCATCCATTCACTTGTGGACGACAATCTGATCATCAGGACGGAGAAAGACAACAATGTCCTGTTTGAACTCAATGAAAAATATTTTTTATATAGTATTTTAGAACAATTTTTTATTCTTGAAGCAAACAATCGAATTTCTTTGGAAGCCAAGTTGCTCTATCAAAAGGCAAGAGCGACACTGGAATTCGCGAACACGGCGAATATTTTTTTCAGGCGTGTCAAACAAAAGAGGGTTACTCAATGAACCTGATCATGTTTTTCAAGGAGGTTGTTAAAACACTTCAGGCCAGCAATGCGGATTATGCCTTGGCCGGAGGGCTGGTTGCCTCGGTTTACAGAAAAGATGAAAGGACCACCAACGATTTGGATTTTCTGATATTCTCAGGTAAAAAAACACAAGAAATGGCGTCTTCAATTATCAGACAATTCGGATTGGAGCCCCACGTCATCAGAAAGGCCGATCTTGAGGGAGGGCCGATGTTCGCAATCAAAAGGGGAAACACACCCCCTTATATTGTAGCCGGAAGGGCAAAAAAGGATGAAAAAAAAATCGGTCTCGATTTCATCTTGCCAAATATGCCATGGTTCGAAGAGTCAATCAAAAGGGCCAAGTTTAACGAAATAGATTTCGGCTTTGGTCCCGTTGCCTGTCTGACAAAAGAAGATCTTATTATTGCCAAATTATATTCATTACAGAATGACCAGAGCCGTTTCAACGACCTCGATGACCTAAAATCCATCCTTCAGGCTGGCCATGACATCGATATACCCTATATTTGCGGTCAAATGCAGAAACTTGAATTGTCGGTTCCAGA includes:
- the guaA gene encoding glutamine-hydrolyzing GMP synthase gives rise to the protein MTSPESSRVLVLDFGSQYTQLIARRIREAHVYCEIQTYNYSLESIRKFNPAGIILSGGPASVCATDAPKIDPEIFKLNIPILGICYGMQLIVQAFGGDVAPSDKREFGKADIECDKSDPLFRTLKSPTTVWMSHCDYVTRLPKGFHSVAHTSNSPVAALTNASHTVYGIQFHPEVTHTLEGTRLIENFLYQVCNLKPTWTMASFADQAIENIRRQVGNERVICALSGGVDSSVVAILIHKAIGDRLTCIFVNNGLLRKDEVDKIERVFTHTFHIPLISVNAEERFLKKLRGIIDPEAKRKIIGNEFVSVFDEEARRLKGVEFLAQGTLYPDVIESISFKGPSAVIKSHHNVGGLPEKMGLKLVEPLRELFKDEVRELGQALGIPKEVTGRQPFPGPGLAIRIIGEVTREHIEILRNADEVMMQEVKSSGWYNKVWQTFCILLPIKTVGVMGDERTYENVVALRAVESLDGMTADWAKLPYDLLGRISNRIINEVKGINRVVFDISSKPPATIEWE
- the dnaE gene encoding DNA polymerase III subunit alpha encodes the protein MHHSDFVHLHLHTYYSLLDGACPIQALADKVHDLKMPAVAMTDHGNLFGAIEFYQIMSKKGIKPVIGCETYLMTAGSRHKKDTSGEGFLSHITLLSKNRTGYQNLCRLVSAGHLEGFYYKPRIDKELFEQYSSDLIALSGCLRGEIPMLLQRGNFEGAKQAAQYYSKLLGEGNFYLELTDCGMQEQINVREGLLRLAKEVGLPLVATNDVHYLRQEGSAAHDALVCIQTGKLLSDTNRMKMDSDQLYLKSAEEMKALFSDAPEAISNSVSIAEKCNLELDFKTYHFPRFQVPDQKDLPTYLTDQTSQGFEKRWKEIEIRFASSETKPSRALYLKRLHSELEMIKKTGFAGYFLIVADFISYAKSQGIPVGPGRGSAAGSLVVYCLGITDIDPVEHHLLFERFINPERVTQPDMDIDFCMRRRDEVLQYVTKKYGNVSQIITFGKMKARAVVRDVGRVMGVPYGDVDRLAKLIPNVLGMTLELALKTEPQLKDLAEKDEKIKKLIEVAKMLEGFPRHASTHAAGVVISDQPLVNFLPLYRGQHDETVTQYDMKAVEKVGLIKFDFLGLKTLTVLDDTIKLIEKNHGKKIDLSTLPLDDPLVYKILGEADTSGVFQLESSGMTDLVAKLKPNRFADLIALVALFRPGPLGSGMVDDFIARKHGRTPIRYELPQLEEILADTYGIILYQEQVMQIASRLANFNLGDADILRRAMGKKNAEEMAKQRQQFLSGAKANKIPAHKAEKIFDLMAKFAEYGFNKCVVGETELVDAVTGEIFTVEDLVREGPGRKIFSCDEKFKIVPRKIEAVISNGKKKVFLLRTRLGYQIRATANHPFLALDGWKHLKELKIGDRIATPRRLFVNTQEEWPEHEVISLAWLISEGNTCHPNSLYFYNNDISLVKDFAAHIEKFPFTKARCYQCKNGRWEVCANTGVRLQADTARKRGHPSRSGAFIWAQKLGLIGKKAREKSIPQQVFRLSPRQLAIFLGRLWSGDGFIYGLDNAVPFYATSSEKLAAQVQHLLLRFGIVSRVAMKNFSYKGGIKKGFAVLVTGEGSSRLFLDSIGPYLIGRDQQTTALKKYLKKRGAGKGCRDTIPWEVKCWIREAKGASGKTWVEIETETDLSMREFYGGHHLYKRGFRRNTVEKLGRYFYSDRLAALGTSDIYWDEIETIQPEGIRETYDLTIEKNHNFVADGIIVHNSHSTAYAMVAYQTAYFKAHYPTEYMACLLTTEMGNTDKVLFYMQDCAAHDIQILPPDLNESELPFSVVADKKIRFGLAAVKNVGEGAVEIIVESRQKEGPFYSLFDFCERVDSRKSNRRVVESLIKAGAFDFTKARRSQLMAVLDVAIEYGDRRQKDKLRGQFSLLDQFRTMDNGQWTMDQKLSDIEEWSERVRLQFEKEVLGFYLTGHPLAQFEKLLAQYATADCLQVAELPDKREIRVAGVVASLKEITTKKGERMGFITLEDLKGSVEVVVFPETYQKSHTWLKEERPILLVGNVDEGEETNKIIAKQIFLLEEAPQQLTKTIHFRLSSVEASPKQLQALKSVLGRYRGNCAAYLHLIIPNESETVLKLPDDLKVDPIPQLVESVQKLFGHNITWFQN
- a CDS encoding nucleotidyltransferase domain-containing protein, producing the protein MVNKLYIWKGLFSTPKLKVLDFLLQNSDLKLNDTEITARVKGVGRSAVNMSLRELTRMGLVERTVRGNMVMNRLIESPFIHTMKIASNILHVQELVEHLKPQSSKIILFGSRAVGDNTSESDSDLFVVSETADAIFKIARKFEEKLQIVVKSSAEWLSLPQDNSVFYETIRKGILLWEQS
- a CDS encoding PIN domain-containing protein, coding for MKDKYILDSSIWIELERQTPAICKQFLPLIQKNRVCLVDVIVAEVLRGTKTKKDFQILKKAFENFRWLRGSWQKVAELAFQTAQRGFHPPLVDLYIAQCALDNKRTVVTQDKHFSHIARVTSLELILV
- the hflX gene encoding GTPase HflX, with product MSHPAFKPSSKKERVFLTGVRRRGQTHHEFEASRSELNRLIDTAGGQVVAQASQEIEHPNPKSFLGKGKVQEIQNHIRQTSVDSVAIDDELTPNQNHNLEDAWGVKVVDRTAVILDIFAKRAHTKEGRLQVELAQLQYVQSRLKGMWSHFSKQTGGIGTRGPGETQLEVDRRRIRERITLLRDRLKDVETHREIHRLRREAVPFPLFSLVGYTNAGKSTLMNAVTKAGIFVEDKLFATLDPTVRRLKLPSGRQALLADTVGFIRKLPHTLIEAFKATFEEIAHSDCLIHVVDASDPEMHKQIETVERVLTELNLGQKPVIVVFNKSDQGMMGFTGLQGISVSALKGYGIEKLLEEMDTTARRSCQKVRFCIPYSRGDILSTLYSMGHILEVKHEPHGVEVDCEINPKFVQRYQEYLAE
- a CDS encoding nucleotidyl transferase AbiEii/AbiGii toxin family protein, coding for MNLIMFFKEVVKTLQASNADYALAGGLVASVYRKDERTTNDLDFLIFSGKKTQEMASSIIRQFGLEPHVIRKADLEGGPMFAIKRGNTPPYIVAGRAKKDEKKIGLDFILPNMPWFEESIKRAKFNEIDFGFGPVACLTKEDLIIAKLYSLQNDQSRFNDLDDLKSILQAGHDIDIPYICGQMQKLELSVPDLIKDFVPKPILLTSKRVRREFKNR